The following proteins are co-located in the Flavobacterium sp. CECT 9288 genome:
- a CDS encoding agmatine/peptidylarginine deiminase, protein MTTNTRRFPAEWEKQQGMLLCFPHNGKDWPGKYEAVQWAFVEFIKKVATFETVFLVVADENQKAKVNTMLETAHVELTNVLYIIYKTNRSWMRDSGPIIIKNGTEREALNFNFNGWAKYKNIQLDKFVPEKVGEFLNIPVTQVMYKGKPVIVEGGAIDVNGCGTLLTSEECLMHPDIQVRNADFTKEDYEAVFKEYLGVTNVIWLGDGIEGDDTHGHIDDLCRFVNEDTIVTIVENDPLDKNYKPLQDNLKRLQNAKLENGKSPIIVALPMPKKVEFDGLRLPASYANFLILNQCVLVPTFNDSNDRKALNIIAECFPDREIIGINATDFIWGFGTLHCLSQQIPE, encoded by the coding sequence ATGACTACAAATACTAGGCGTTTTCCAGCCGAATGGGAAAAACAACAAGGAATGCTACTGTGTTTCCCTCATAATGGGAAAGATTGGCCAGGAAAATATGAAGCAGTTCAATGGGCTTTTGTAGAATTTATTAAAAAAGTAGCAACTTTTGAAACTGTTTTTTTGGTTGTGGCTGATGAAAACCAAAAAGCAAAAGTAAACACCATGCTGGAAACAGCTCATGTTGAACTAACAAATGTTTTGTATATCATTTACAAAACCAATAGAAGTTGGATGCGTGATTCTGGACCAATCATTATAAAGAACGGAACCGAAAGAGAGGCATTAAACTTTAATTTTAATGGCTGGGCCAAATACAAAAACATACAATTAGATAAATTTGTTCCTGAGAAAGTGGGCGAATTTCTAAATATTCCTGTGACTCAAGTCATGTACAAAGGAAAACCAGTAATTGTTGAAGGTGGTGCCATCGATGTAAACGGATGTGGAACCTTATTAACATCCGAGGAATGTTTAATGCACCCAGACATACAGGTTCGAAATGCAGACTTTACAAAAGAAGATTACGAAGCCGTTTTCAAGGAATATCTTGGCGTAACTAATGTAATTTGGTTAGGCGACGGAATTGAAGGCGATGATACTCATGGACATATTGATGATTTGTGTCGATTTGTAAACGAAGATACCATTGTCACTATTGTAGAAAATGATCCGCTTGATAAAAATTATAAGCCGCTTCAAGACAATTTAAAACGTTTACAAAATGCAAAACTTGAAAACGGAAAATCTCCAATTATTGTAGCATTGCCAATGCCGAAGAAAGTAGAATTTGACGGTTTGCGATTACCTGCTAGCTATGCTAATTTTTTGATTTTAAACCAATGTGTTTTAGTACCTACTTTTAATGATAGTAATGATCGTAAAGCTCTAAACATAATAGCAGAATGCTTTCCAGATAGAGAAATTATCGGCATAAATGCAACTGATTTTATTTGGGGTTTTGGGACCTTACATTGTTTAAGTCAGCAAATACCTGAATAA
- a CDS encoding M1 family metallopeptidase, translated as MKKINVGFLWHAGLFLLGIANLSAQQTPENTARPVSKYDYHDAFAPHFYSKNGTATRSASGQPGSEYWQNSASYKLTAKLDEKNNEISGSGIITYTNNSPDKLGFVWMNLDQNLFKADSRGSAIVPLSGSRNGAQGQVFDGGHKIKSVSVISTNKGVATETPVKYVISDTRMQVFLPQALNAKGGTIKIKIDFSFIAPYEGSDRMGVLETKNGKIFTMAQWYPRMCVYDDVRGWNVNPYLGASEFYLEYGDFDVSITAPSNHIVVASGELTNASAVYSTIEQSRLAQAKQSDKTVFIRTADEVATTSKTGSSATKTWNFKMINARDFSWSSSASFILDAAKINLPSGKKSLAMSVYPVESAGDAAWGRSTEYTKASIEHYSKKWFEYPYPAAVNVAGNEGGMEYPGIVFCSWESKGADLWGVTDHEFGHIWFPMIVGSNERLFAWMDEGFNTFINSLSSIDFNNGEYKEPKADMHQRAEMYTSPFLETIMSSPDNMKERNIGLLAYSKPSSGLVILREQVLGPERFDLALKTYIERWAYKHPQPDDFFRTMENVAGEDLSWFWRGWFQYNWRLDQGINSIKYVKNDPKKGVIITIENFEKMAMPVSLDVKTKSGKITRVQLPVEVWQKNKSWSFKHNSTEEIESITLDPDHAFPDSNTANNVWTADKGLLEKDVILDGYLGTYSTQMAPLKIIFSEKNGALSAMITNYPSFSVENIGKNTFESKQAGLKFEFNESLNGFDMTVPGGQKIPFTRDK; from the coding sequence ATGAAGAAAATTAATGTTGGATTTTTGTGGCATGCAGGTTTGTTCCTTTTAGGAATTGCAAATCTTAGTGCGCAACAAACTCCTGAGAATACTGCACGTCCAGTATCAAAGTATGACTATCATGATGCTTTTGCCCCACATTTTTATTCTAAAAATGGAACGGCAACTCGTTCTGCAAGTGGTCAGCCAGGTTCAGAATATTGGCAAAATAGCGCTAGTTACAAACTAACGGCTAAATTAGATGAAAAAAACAATGAAATTTCAGGATCTGGAATCATAACGTACACCAACAATAGTCCTGATAAATTAGGATTTGTTTGGATGAATTTGGATCAAAATCTTTTTAAAGCTGATTCTCGTGGAAGTGCAATAGTACCCTTGTCAGGTAGTAGAAATGGTGCTCAAGGTCAAGTTTTTGACGGAGGACATAAAATCAAGTCCGTTTCTGTGATTAGCACTAACAAAGGTGTAGCAACAGAAACACCCGTGAAATATGTGATTTCAGACACTAGAATGCAAGTTTTTTTGCCACAAGCGCTTAACGCCAAAGGTGGAACTATAAAAATTAAAATTGATTTCTCATTCATTGCTCCTTATGAAGGATCAGATAGAATGGGAGTTTTAGAAACTAAAAATGGAAAAATATTTACCATGGCGCAATGGTATCCTCGTATGTGTGTATATGATGATGTTCGTGGCTGGAACGTAAACCCATATTTAGGAGCCTCTGAATTCTATTTAGAATATGGTGATTTTGATGTAAGTATTACTGCTCCTTCTAATCATATTGTAGTTGCTTCGGGTGAGTTGACAAATGCTTCTGCTGTATATTCAACGATAGAACAAAGTAGATTGGCACAAGCCAAACAAAGTGATAAAACGGTATTTATTAGAACTGCCGATGAAGTTGCTACCACTTCAAAAACGGGATCATCAGCTACAAAAACTTGGAATTTTAAAATGATCAATGCCCGTGATTTTTCTTGGTCATCATCAGCATCTTTTATTTTAGATGCTGCCAAAATAAATTTACCAAGCGGAAAAAAATCTTTAGCAATGTCTGTTTATCCTGTTGAAAGTGCAGGTGACGCAGCATGGGGAAGATCTACAGAATATACAAAGGCTTCTATTGAACATTATTCAAAAAAGTGGTTTGAATACCCTTATCCTGCAGCTGTAAATGTTGCTGGAAATGAAGGTGGAATGGAGTATCCTGGAATTGTTTTTTGTAGCTGGGAATCAAAAGGAGCAGATTTATGGGGAGTTACAGATCATGAATTTGGACATATCTGGTTTCCAATGATTGTAGGATCTAATGAACGATTGTTTGCATGGATGGACGAAGGTTTCAATACTTTTATCAATTCATTAAGTTCAATTGATTTTAATAATGGAGAATACAAAGAGCCAAAAGCAGACATGCATCAAAGAGCAGAAATGTATACAAGTCCTTTTCTGGAAACAATAATGAGTTCACCAGATAATATGAAGGAGCGTAACATTGGTCTTTTGGCGTATTCTAAACCAAGTTCAGGTTTGGTAATTCTTAGAGAGCAGGTTTTAGGGCCAGAGCGTTTTGACTTGGCTTTGAAAACCTATATCGAAAGATGGGCTTACAAACACCCACAGCCTGATGATTTTTTTAGAACTATGGAGAATGTTGCTGGTGAAGATTTGAGCTGGTTCTGGAGAGGTTGGTTCCAGTACAATTGGCGCTTAGATCAAGGTATAAATTCAATAAAATATGTAAAAAATGATCCTAAAAAAGGAGTAATTATTACTATTGAGAATTTTGAAAAAATGGCTATGCCGGTTTCTTTAGATGTGAAAACTAAAAGCGGAAAGATAACCAGAGTACAATTACCAGTTGAAGTGTGGCAGAAAAACAAATCGTGGTCGTTTAAACACAATTCTACAGAGGAAATAGAAAGCATCACATTAGATCCTGATCATGCGTTTCCAGATTCTAATACTGCAAATAATGTATGGACTGCTGACAAAGGTTTGCTTGAAAAAGATGTAATTCTGGATGGTTATTTGGGAACTTATTCAACTCAAATGGCACCTCTTAAAATTATTTTTTCTGAAAAAAATGGTGCTCTTAGTGCTATGATTACAAATTATCCTTCTTTTTCAGTGGAGAATATTGGAAAAAATACTTTTGAATCAAAACAAGCAGGACTTAAGTTTGAATTCAACGAAAGTTTAAATGGTTTTGATATGACTGTTCCAGGTGGACAAAAAATTCCTTTTACCAGAGATAAATAA
- a CDS encoding polysaccharide lyase family 1 protein: MKLNLKLSIFIVSLFFGLTSCNNEETAENNAVTAELETKTTKNNARVGDCAAVPGWASQNGGTTGGGNAAETVVSNYAQLKAAIENTSVKVIKVTGTITIPATSTGRIAFQDQTGKTIYGASGAKLVSTDQTKANSGILNIKRCKNIILRNLIFEGPGAYDTDGWDNMILDNCQNVWVDHCEFRDGVDGNFDIKNQSDFITVSYTKFIYLKAPRAGGSGGSPDHRYSNLIGSSDGATADRGKLRVTFARCWWANGCKERMPRVRFGKVHIVNNYFNSSASNKCVAAGLEASIRVENNVFENVNQPIDLMTGYTAVTAVGNIFTNTTGNTAGSNMAFTPSYTIPLLSASAVKANVTAGAGATFTGNICGSF; the protein is encoded by the coding sequence ATGAAATTAAATTTAAAATTATCGATTTTCATTGTGAGTCTTTTCTTTGGACTTACAAGTTGTAACAATGAAGAAACTGCAGAAAACAATGCAGTTACTGCTGAGTTAGAAACAAAAACAACAAAAAACAATGCAAGAGTTGGAGATTGTGCTGCTGTTCCTGGTTGGGCATCACAAAATGGTGGAACTACTGGCGGAGGCAACGCAGCTGAAACAGTTGTATCTAATTATGCACAGTTAAAGGCTGCGATAGAAAACACTTCGGTAAAAGTCATCAAAGTAACAGGAACCATAACTATTCCTGCAACTTCAACTGGACGAATAGCTTTTCAAGATCAAACTGGAAAAACTATCTATGGTGCAAGCGGTGCAAAACTCGTTTCAACGGATCAAACAAAAGCTAATTCTGGAATTTTGAATATCAAAAGATGTAAAAACATCATTCTTAGAAACCTAATTTTTGAAGGACCAGGAGCCTACGATACAGATGGTTGGGATAATATGATATTAGACAATTGTCAAAATGTGTGGGTGGATCACTGCGAATTCAGAGACGGAGTAGATGGTAATTTTGATATTAAAAATCAATCTGACTTTATTACAGTATCCTACACTAAATTTATATACCTAAAAGCTCCAAGAGCAGGTGGATCTGGTGGTTCTCCAGATCACAGATATTCTAATTTAATAGGTTCTAGTGATGGTGCAACAGCTGATAGAGGAAAACTACGTGTTACATTTGCAAGATGCTGGTGGGCTAATGGATGCAAAGAAAGAATGCCAAGAGTACGTTTTGGTAAAGTACATATTGTAAACAACTACTTTAACAGTTCTGCTAGTAATAAATGTGTAGCTGCAGGTCTTGAAGCTAGCATTAGAGTTGAAAATAATGTATTTGAAAATGTAAATCAACCTATTGATCTTATGACTGGTTATACAGCCGTTACAGCTGTAGGAAACATTTTTACAAACACTACAGGTAATACTGCTGGAAGCAATATGGCTTTTACACCAAGTTATACCATACCGTTACTGTCTGCTAGTGCTGTAAAAGCTAATGTTACAGCTGGAGCAGGCGCTACATTTACTGGCAACATTTGCGGATCTTTTTAA
- a CDS encoding choice-of-anchor I family protein, with protein MKKYSISLLAAILILSSCTKEDNSSNDQETIVNENPASFKEIGSLTIGGAGAAEISAYDEISKKLFTVNNSNTNRIDVIDLSNPTSPKFVTSIDLTPYNGASNSVATFNGKLAVALEAKTNKQDPGKVLVFDTTTYALIKEITVGALPDMITFSPDGNFIMTANEGEPNDTYSIDPEGSVSVISVANNYAVSTLNFASFSNQLAALKGKGFRIASPTNNFANDIEPEYITISADSKTAWVTLQENNGVAKIDLTSKTITNIFPLGLKDYNLADNAIDVSDKDGGVFMKPWKIKGMYQPDAISSFEVNKISYFVTANEGDAREYSAFVDVRRVGHSSVVLDPVAFPDAAALKAESSLGRLNINTKMGDTDGDGDFDELVSFGSRSFSIWNGTTGELVYDSKNELDKKSQELGFYDDGRSDDKGAEPESVVVTKMGTKTILFVGLERADAVMIYDISNPAAPKLMQTIKTGDAPEGLLYIPASKSPTKRSLLVVSSEGDGSVKVFQPDLN; from the coding sequence ATGAAAAAATACAGTATTTCACTTCTAGCTGCAATCTTGATTTTGTCTAGTTGTACTAAAGAGGATAATTCAAGTAATGATCAAGAAACTATTGTGAATGAAAATCCTGCTTCGTTTAAAGAAATTGGTAGTCTTACAATAGGAGGAGCAGGTGCTGCTGAAATTAGTGCATATGACGAAATATCAAAAAAACTTTTTACGGTTAATAATAGCAATACGAATAGAATTGATGTAATTGATTTATCAAATCCAACGAGTCCAAAATTTGTAACAAGTATTGATTTGACTCCTTACAATGGTGCATCAAATAGTGTTGCTACCTTTAATGGTAAATTAGCTGTGGCCTTAGAGGCAAAAACTAATAAGCAGGATCCTGGTAAAGTTTTGGTTTTTGATACCACTACATATGCTCTTATTAAAGAAATTACTGTTGGGGCATTACCTGATATGATTACATTTTCTCCTGATGGAAATTTTATTATGACTGCTAATGAAGGTGAACCAAATGACACTTACTCAATTGATCCTGAAGGTTCTGTGTCTGTCATTTCTGTGGCCAATAATTATGCTGTTTCTACTTTGAATTTTGCAAGTTTTAGCAATCAGTTAGCTGCGTTAAAAGGGAAAGGATTTAGAATAGCTAGTCCTACAAACAATTTTGCTAATGATATTGAACCAGAATACATTACGATATCTGCTGATTCAAAAACAGCTTGGGTAACTTTACAAGAAAATAATGGAGTTGCTAAAATTGATTTGACAAGCAAAACGATTACGAATATTTTTCCTTTGGGTCTAAAAGACTATAATCTTGCTGATAATGCAATTGATGTTAGCGATAAAGATGGAGGGGTATTTATGAAACCTTGGAAAATAAAAGGAATGTATCAACCTGATGCCATAAGTAGTTTTGAGGTAAATAAAATATCCTATTTTGTAACTGCAAATGAAGGTGATGCTAGAGAATATAGTGCTTTTGTTGATGTTAGAAGAGTAGGTCATTCATCAGTGGTTCTGGATCCTGTTGCATTTCCAGATGCAGCAGCTTTAAAAGCGGAGTCAAGTCTAGGAAGATTAAATATCAATACTAAAATGGGTGATACTGATGGAGATGGTGATTTTGATGAACTAGTATCGTTTGGTTCTAGATCTTTCTCTATATGGAATGGTACAACGGGTGAATTAGTGTATGATAGTAAAAATGAATTGGATAAAAAATCACAAGAATTAGGTTTTTATGATGACGGCAGAAGTGATGATAAAGGTGCTGAGCCAGAATCTGTTGTAGTTACAAAAATGGGGACTAAAACAATACTTTTTGTAGGTCTTGAACGCGCCGATGCAGTAATGATTTATGATATCTCAAATCCTGCTGCACCAAAACTAATGCAAACTATAAAAACGGGTGATGCTCCAGAAGGTTTACTATATATTCCTGCTTCAAAAAGTCCAACAAAAAGAAGTTTGCTTGTGGTAAGTAGTGAGGGTGATGGAAGTGTGAAAGTTTTTCAGCCAGATTTGAACTAA
- a CDS encoding Crp/Fnr family transcriptional regulator, protein MYELLRNNIEKKIPLTNEEWELILENVKHVKLKKNDYLQIQDSNSKYEAFVLKGVFKIYQMNESGAESILFFAFDNDWISDVESFYHDKLTRYNIKALEDCEILVINKKDKTKLFKEVPKLLKFHTLLIEKTNIVMQDRLLDILNKTSKQRYLDFINKYPVKAQRINDRNLSSYLGVSHEFLCKIKKTI, encoded by the coding sequence ATGTACGAATTACTGCGAAATAACATTGAGAAAAAAATTCCCTTGACCAATGAAGAATGGGAATTAATTTTGGAAAACGTAAAACATGTTAAACTAAAAAAAAATGATTATCTCCAAATTCAAGATTCTAATAGTAAATATGAAGCATTTGTTCTAAAAGGGGTATTCAAAATTTATCAGATGAATGAAAGCGGAGCAGAGAGCATTCTTTTTTTTGCATTTGATAATGACTGGATTAGCGATGTTGAAAGTTTTTATCATGATAAGCTTACAAGATATAACATCAAAGCACTTGAAGATTGTGAAATTTTAGTCATCAACAAAAAGGATAAAACTAAATTGTTTAAAGAAGTCCCAAAGCTTTTAAAATTTCACACCTTGCTTATAGAAAAAACAAATATTGTTATGCAGGATAGATTGCTTGATATCTTGAACAAGACATCAAAACAACGTTATTTAGATTTCATAAATAAATATCCCGTAAAAGCACAACGCATTAATGATAGAAATCTCTCTTCGTATCTGGGTGTTTCACATGAATTCCTTTGTAAAATAAAAAAGACAATTTGA
- a CDS encoding carbon-nitrogen hydrolase — MPNKKYKIAVIQLNLNDVAENNLKKCISWVRDAAKLGAEVISLPELYSSHYFCQSEDVDNFALAEPLYSTSFIAFSALAKELGVVIIVPFFEKRMAGIYHNSAYIIDTDGSEAGLYRKMHIPDDPAFYEKFYFTPGDLGFKNNRTQKGNIGTLICWDQWYPEAARITALKGSEVLFYPTAIGWHPQEKEQYGENQYGAWMNVMKGHAVANGVYVAAANRIGLEKYLPETPGIEFWGASFICGPQGEILAQASHDKEEILIAEVDLDLQENVRQNWPFFRDRRIDAFGDITKRAID, encoded by the coding sequence ATGCCAAATAAAAAGTACAAAATAGCTGTTATTCAATTAAACCTGAATGATGTAGCCGAAAATAATTTAAAAAAATGCATCAGTTGGGTTCGCGATGCCGCAAAACTTGGTGCTGAAGTAATTTCTTTACCCGAATTATATAGCAGTCATTACTTTTGTCAAAGTGAAGATGTAGATAATTTTGCTTTAGCTGAACCACTTTACAGTACTTCTTTTATTGCTTTTAGTGCCTTGGCAAAAGAATTAGGTGTGGTAATCATTGTTCCTTTTTTCGAAAAAAGAATGGCTGGCATTTACCACAACAGTGCTTACATTATTGATACAGATGGATCAGAAGCAGGGTTGTATAGAAAAATGCACATCCCAGATGATCCCGCTTTTTACGAAAAATTCTATTTTACACCGGGTGATTTAGGATTTAAAAATAATCGTACACAGAAAGGAAATATAGGAACATTAATCTGTTGGGATCAATGGTATCCAGAAGCAGCACGCATAACAGCTCTAAAAGGTTCCGAAGTATTGTTTTACCCAACAGCAATTGGTTGGCATCCACAAGAAAAAGAGCAATATGGTGAAAACCAATATGGCGCTTGGATGAATGTTATGAAAGGTCATGCCGTTGCAAATGGTGTTTATGTTGCAGCAGCAAACCGCATAGGTTTAGAAAAATATTTACCCGAAACTCCTGGAATTGAATTTTGGGGTGCTTCATTTATCTGCGGGCCACAAGGTGAAATTTTGGCGCAAGCCTCACACGATAAAGAAGAAATATTAATTGCCGAAGTTGATTTAGACTTACAAGAAAATGTGCGCCAAAACTGGCCATTTTTTAGAGACAGACGCATAGATGCCTTTGGAGATATTACAAAAAGAGCAATTGACTAA
- a CDS encoding S8 family serine peptidase, giving the protein MKTKYTILAIIFPFILFAQTEEKWKKFIREKRDKNLAQFYLANTQDALINNCKIIKKLDSKFSVISFSKKEFENHKLSSLPLNDLWKLPTGLKFHSSKKKYTIVTDSVKNVINKLNALKIETTPQGNVVLVEANYKTILNQIIPLNDVLSVTLESYNPSFESKIIDQNFSVNQINGARKKFADINGFNQIVSVKDAFFDTNDVDLLQKHIQSSTQSNQISQHATAMATIVAGLGNSSVLGKGVAPQAKVQSSNFLSLFPDEISSLQGATVQNHSYGTTIENFYGNLASVYDKTLYENPTISHVFSAGNKGVEGFKSITGNFKQSKNSIVVGSVNASEKSMSFSSKGPAYDGRIKPEIVAYSTEGTSNATAITTGIITLMKELYEKKYTSQLQNATAKAILINSAKDLGNKGPDFTYGFGNINALKCLNSIEKNRIITGKSVPGQKNNHQIIVPENSKNVKITLVWTDPPAPANTNISLIHDLDLELISPTETFLPWVLNPDLPQEPAKKGVDKINTVEQIELENPQFQTYTIVVNNSLSNNAIQDYSIVYDYEIKNSFEWNYPILNDNFPLDGKTASPFKWNTTIENNTGDLAISYNEGQTWETIATNINPNTNQYLYLPSQELFTKAKLKMKIGDEDFISDNFIISYDLNTTTSLVCNGVTEINWTKPETVTSFNIYELVDDKLVFKEQVTNSTYTYRNGKIHAVSPNFKSIEGIKSESTLRYENNSNCYFEFVNAEIATENQITVSTNLFSLFQIKKVELLRIVNNKEILVTSKNVLLSKSFTLDDLAPSEGFNKYRVQLTLDDNTTVNSTAIDIIFLGKSDFFVYPTALKPNQDINIETKAEEASFSLFNLNGQNIVSQSFTTKNNSITLPSLSSGIYIYKITSKTGKNKTGKISIQ; this is encoded by the coding sequence ATGAAAACTAAATATACCATACTTGCCATTATTTTTCCTTTTATCCTTTTTGCACAAACAGAAGAAAAATGGAAAAAATTTATTAGAGAAAAAAGAGATAAAAATTTAGCGCAATTTTATCTTGCAAATACGCAAGATGCGCTTATTAATAATTGTAAGATTATAAAAAAATTAGATTCAAAATTTAGTGTGATTTCCTTTTCAAAAAAAGAATTTGAAAACCACAAACTTAGTTCACTACCTCTAAACGATTTATGGAAATTACCCACAGGTTTAAAATTTCACTCTTCAAAAAAAAAATACACAATAGTTACTGATAGCGTAAAAAATGTAATTAACAAACTCAATGCCTTAAAAATTGAAACTACCCCCCAAGGCAATGTAGTACTTGTTGAAGCTAATTATAAAACAATACTTAACCAAATCATCCCTTTGAACGATGTTTTGTCAGTAACACTAGAGTCTTATAATCCTTCATTTGAATCTAAAATTATAGATCAAAACTTTAGTGTTAACCAAATCAATGGGGCCAGAAAAAAATTTGCTGATATTAATGGTTTTAACCAAATTGTATCTGTAAAAGATGCCTTTTTTGACACTAATGATGTTGATTTACTACAAAAACACATTCAGTCAAGCACGCAATCTAATCAAATATCACAGCATGCTACAGCCATGGCAACTATTGTTGCAGGTTTAGGAAATAGTTCTGTACTTGGAAAAGGTGTTGCACCGCAAGCAAAAGTTCAGTCTTCCAATTTTCTTTCCTTATTTCCAGATGAAATTTCAAGCCTACAAGGAGCCACGGTTCAAAATCATTCTTACGGAACAACAATCGAAAATTTTTACGGTAACCTAGCCTCGGTTTATGACAAAACACTTTATGAAAATCCAACGATCAGTCATGTTTTTTCTGCTGGAAACAAAGGTGTAGAAGGTTTTAAAAGCATCACAGGAAATTTTAAACAATCAAAAAACAGTATTGTGGTTGGAAGTGTAAATGCTAGTGAAAAAAGTATGTCATTTTCATCAAAAGGACCTGCGTATGACGGTAGAATCAAACCCGAAATTGTAGCCTATAGTACAGAAGGTACATCAAATGCTACAGCTATCACAACAGGAATAATTACCTTAATGAAAGAACTGTACGAAAAAAAATACACCTCTCAGCTACAAAATGCAACCGCGAAAGCCATTTTAATAAATAGCGCAAAGGATTTAGGTAACAAAGGCCCTGATTTTACATACGGTTTTGGTAACATAAACGCATTAAAATGCTTAAACAGTATTGAAAAAAATAGAATTATAACAGGCAAAAGTGTTCCAGGTCAAAAAAATAACCATCAAATAATAGTTCCTGAAAATAGTAAAAACGTTAAGATAACCCTTGTTTGGACAGATCCTCCAGCACCAGCAAATACTAATATAAGTTTAATTCATGATCTAGATTTGGAATTAATTTCACCAACAGAAACATTTTTACCCTGGGTTTTAAACCCAGATTTACCTCAAGAACCCGCTAAAAAAGGCGTAGATAAAATAAATACAGTAGAACAAATAGAACTAGAAAATCCACAATTTCAAACCTACACTATTGTTGTTAACAATTCTCTAAGCAATAATGCTATTCAAGATTACAGTATTGTTTATGATTATGAGATAAAAAACTCATTTGAATGGAACTATCCTATTTTAAATGATAATTTCCCATTAGACGGAAAAACAGCTTCACCTTTTAAGTGGAATACTACAATTGAAAATAACACTGGAGATTTAGCAATAAGTTACAATGAAGGACAAACCTGGGAAACTATTGCTACTAATATCAATCCTAATACAAATCAATACCTTTACCTACCCTCTCAAGAACTTTTTACGAAAGCAAAACTTAAAATGAAAATTGGGGATGAAGACTTTATTTCAGATAATTTTATCATTTCTTATGATTTAAATACCACAACTTCATTAGTTTGCAATGGAGTAACCGAAATCAACTGGACTAAACCAGAAACAGTAACTAGTTTTAACATTTATGAATTAGTTGATGATAAACTTGTGTTTAAAGAGCAAGTAACTAACTCCACCTACACTTATAGAAACGGTAAAATCCATGCTGTTTCTCCTAATTTTAAATCTATTGAGGGTATAAAAAGCGAATCTACTTTACGGTATGAAAATAACTCCAATTGTTATTTTGAATTTGTAAATGCCGAAATTGCAACCGAAAATCAAATTACAGTCTCAACCAATCTTTTTAGTCTATTTCAAATAAAAAAGGTAGAACTCTTAAGAATAGTCAACAACAAAGAAATACTTGTGACATCGAAAAATGTTCTTTTATCTAAAAGTTTCACACTAGATGATCTGGCTCCATCAGAAGGATTCAATAAATACAGGGTGCAACTGACACTAGATGATAATACAACAGTAAATTCAACAGCTATTGATATTATTTTTCTGGGAAAAAGTGATTTTTTTGTTTATCCAACGGCTTTAAAACCAAACCAAGACATTAATATTGAAACTAAAGCAGAAGAAGCTTCTTTCTCTCTTTTTAACTTGAACGGGCAAAATATTGTATCACAATCCTTTACTACCAAAAATAATTCTATCACTTTACCAAGTCTATCAAGTGGTATTTACATTTACAAAATCACTTCTAAAACTGGAAAAAATAAAACTGGAAAAATCAGTATTCAATAA